The following coding sequences lie in one Chroicocephalus ridibundus unplaced genomic scaffold, bChrRid1.1 SCAFFOLD_610, whole genome shotgun sequence genomic window:
- the LOC134509407 gene encoding basic proline-rich protein-like, whose translation MVLVLGLDELVPIRNVERLKRELRSCFGLIDALLAPGGGAGGGRAGNPLLAPPPGAPPRPPAGGAGAVRGGGADGAGLFAGGRGGGGWCWRPPPWWGLPPPDSALLGGLLLCPPHPPGPPPDRPRPARLPAPQQPHGPPPAAAAGAGAGGGGRAALRPPPPPAARPHPARAAVLEPRPAAVEGLRPAPPPRAAPRGPGVPAHPAPAGPDPERHRHGGGAGGVAAPPPAVGPPCVTSTPWWPPSTAPGRGGGPR comes from the exons GTGCTGGTGCTGGGACTGGACGAACTGGTGCCCATCCGCAACGTGGAGCGGCTCAAGCGGGAACTGAGg AGCTGCTTCGGGCTGATCGACGCGTTGCTggcgcccggggggggggctggggggggccgggctgggaaCCCCCTGCTGGCCCctccccccggggcccccccgcgacctcctgcag gaggtgctggagcggtTCGCGGGGGCGGCGCAGACGGGGCTGGGCTGtttgctggggggaggggggggggcgggtggtgCTGGCGACCCCCCCCCtggtgggggctgcccccccccgacAGCGCCCTCCTGGGggggctcctcctctgccccccccacccccccggacccccccccgaCCGCCCGCGACCTGCCCGTctacctgccccacagcagccccacg gtcccccaccggctgctgctgctggagctggtgccgggggtgggggtcGCGCTGCTCTgcggcccccgcccccccctgcAGCTCGTCCTCACCCAG CTCGTGCCGCAGTTCTGGAGCCCCGTCCTGCAGCAGTTGAGGGGCTGCGcccggcgccccccccccgcgctgccccccgGGGTCCTGGc gtacCTGCTcatccagccccagcagggccgGACCCAGAGCGGCATCGTcacggggggggggcagg AGGGgtcgctgcccccccccccgccgtggggccgcCCTGTGTCACCTCTACGCCCTGGTGGCCCCCCAgtacggccccggggagggggggggggcccaggtgA